In the Leptolyngbya sp. FACHB-261 genome, one interval contains:
- a CDS encoding LCP family protein — protein MGSSQISTTESASQTEPTVTPLASDQPPPQCERFAPESDTIVAAPEVAVKSKPSVVEQNEPVEQAVVASAAPEPISTPIPTLLIEPPQSVASSKPRLLDWWHWKLLLSVVALLSVGAGTLLAVVKPLGGLPWSAPEQRSQSPLDFLRNSFRYQLSRPVTVLVMGIDRVPDAPAGSKEVFNGRSDTMLLLRFDPAGSLDPANPDASAKGVPVLNLLSIPRDTRVDIPGVGISKINSANAAGGPTLAAQTVSETLNGVQIDRYLRLDTSALVDLVDLLGGVRVYVPKRMRYVDQTQKLNIDLQPGWQTLNGTQAMHFARFRQDDYGDIGRVQRQQVLLKALSAKLTDPTTLARIPQVLSLMPKYLDTNLSAQELLSLAYFGIALKSEQINMVMLPGEFGSPATYGASYWLLDEAARDRVVKQFFEVEPGSDQSEVRPQELRIAIQSASKAPQAARSLADYLASQGFYNVSVAPDWPEAQSETEVLAQRGDVQGAEAIRKVLGLGKVSVQSTGDIESDVTIRVGDDWQPPQAEPTPKAEAS, from the coding sequence TTGGGTAGTTCGCAGATTTCCACGACTGAAAGTGCTTCGCAAACAGAGCCAACCGTCACTCCACTCGCGTCCGACCAGCCCCCTCCCCAGTGTGAACGGTTTGCTCCAGAGTCAGACACGATTGTGGCCGCCCCCGAGGTAGCTGTAAAGTCTAAGCCTTCAGTCGTTGAACAGAATGAACCCGTTGAACAGGCTGTTGTAGCCAGCGCAGCTCCAGAGCCTATATCTACGCCTATACCAACCTTATTAATTGAGCCGCCGCAGTCGGTTGCAAGCTCCAAGCCTCGCTTACTTGACTGGTGGCATTGGAAGCTGTTACTGAGTGTGGTTGCCCTGCTCTCGGTTGGAGCTGGGACTTTGTTAGCGGTGGTTAAACCATTAGGCGGTCTGCCCTGGAGTGCTCCGGAGCAGCGGTCGCAATCCCCCTTAGATTTTCTACGCAACAGCTTCCGCTACCAGCTGTCGCGTCCAGTCACTGTGCTCGTTATGGGCATTGACCGAGTCCCAGATGCACCTGCTGGCTCTAAGGAGGTTTTTAACGGGCGCAGCGATACGATGCTGCTCTTGCGTTTTGACCCAGCTGGGAGTTTGGATCCAGCCAATCCTGATGCCAGCGCTAAAGGTGTGCCAGTTCTTAATCTTCTGTCAATTCCACGCGATACCAGGGTCGATATCCCAGGGGTCGGTATTAGCAAGATTAACTCGGCTAATGCGGCCGGTGGTCCTACCCTAGCTGCGCAGACGGTTAGTGAAACCCTGAACGGAGTTCAGATTGACCGCTACTTGCGTTTGGATACTAGCGCTTTAGTAGACTTAGTAGATCTCCTGGGTGGGGTACGAGTATATGTCCCCAAGCGCATGCGCTATGTGGATCAAACCCAGAAGCTCAATATTGATCTGCAACCGGGTTGGCAGACTCTGAACGGGACTCAGGCCATGCACTTCGCCCGCTTCCGCCAGGACGACTACGGCGATATTGGTCGGGTGCAACGGCAGCAAGTTCTACTGAAAGCGCTGAGTGCCAAGTTAACGGATCCAACGACGCTGGCCCGTATTCCGCAGGTACTCTCGTTGATGCCGAAGTATCTCGATACCAATCTCAGTGCTCAAGAGTTGCTATCTCTGGCTTACTTTGGCATTGCCCTAAAGTCAGAACAGATCAATATGGTTATGCTGCCTGGTGAGTTTGGCTCTCCTGCAACCTATGGAGCCAGTTATTGGCTGCTGGACGAAGCAGCTCGAGACCGGGTTGTAAAACAGTTTTTTGAGGTAGAACCAGGCAGCGACCAATCAGAAGTTCGTCCTCAAGAGTTGCGCATTGCCATTCAGAGCGCCAGTAAAGCTCCTCAGGCTGCCCGTAGCTTGGCTGATTACCTGGCTTCGCAAGGGTTTTACAATGTCTCAGTTGCCCCTGATTGGCCTGAGGCACAGTCTGAAACGGAGGTTTTGGCCCAGCGTGGTGATGTTCAAGGCGCCGAGGCAATCCGCAAGGTTTTGGGTTTAGGTAAGGTGAGCGTTCAGTCCACGGGCGATATCGAGTCGGATGTAACAATTCGGGTTGGTGACGATTGGCAGCCCCCTCAGGCTGAACCAACCCCTAAAGCTGAGGCTTCCTAA
- a CDS encoding sugar phosphate nucleotidyltransferase, translating into MQAVIIAGGKGTRLRPLTYGCPKPMLPLLGQPFLVWMVERCRQAGITDILLNVQYQAHQVSDYFGDGSAYGVRIRYVEEAEPLDTAGAMKLAEQYFTGESLVVFNADILTDLDLNALIQFHKASGAQATLTLSRVEDPTAFGLVELTPENRVLAFREKPTAEEAAALGIDTINAGTYVLEPELFAPYAVGKPLSFEKTVFPELLTGNGKMMGFVWEGYWMDLGTPAKFYQAQLDILTGNMPYALTATAQERAPGVWVANSAEVDPAAKLEGPCYVGEQAKLGPKAHLPAGTLIGPQSLINRPLNPGVYAAGTLAV; encoded by the coding sequence ATGCAAGCCGTCATCATTGCTGGGGGAAAAGGCACACGTCTGCGTCCCCTAACCTACGGCTGCCCCAAGCCGATGCTGCCCCTGCTGGGCCAGCCTTTTTTGGTGTGGATGGTCGAGCGCTGTCGCCAAGCGGGTATCACGGATATCCTGCTGAACGTGCAGTACCAAGCCCATCAAGTCAGTGACTATTTCGGCGATGGCAGTGCTTACGGTGTACGGATCCGATACGTTGAGGAAGCTGAGCCTTTAGATACTGCGGGTGCAATGAAGCTGGCGGAGCAATACTTCACTGGCGAATCACTGGTTGTTTTCAACGCTGACATTCTGACCGACTTAGATCTGAACGCCTTGATTCAGTTTCATAAGGCCAGCGGGGCCCAAGCCACCCTGACTTTATCTCGTGTAGAAGATCCGACGGCCTTTGGCTTAGTCGAGTTAACACCTGAGAATCGTGTTCTAGCCTTCCGCGAAAAACCAACCGCAGAAGAAGCTGCTGCCTTAGGCATCGACACGATTAATGCCGGAACTTATGTTCTAGAACCCGAGCTCTTTGCACCTTATGCAGTGGGTAAGCCCTTAAGTTTTGAGAAAACTGTCTTTCCAGAACTGTTGACTGGCAATGGCAAGATGATGGGCTTTGTTTGGGAAGGCTACTGGATGGATTTAGGCACCCCAGCCAAGTTCTATCAAGCTCAACTCGATATCCTGACGGGCAACATGCCTTACGCCTTAACGGCTACTGCTCAGGAACGAGCCCCTGGAGTTTGGGTAGCGAATAGCGCCGAAGTTGATCCAGCAGCAAAACTCGAAGGTCCCTGCTATGTAGGAGAACAGGCAAAATTGGGTCCCAAAGCACATTTACCCGCAGGTACCTTGATCGGTCCACAATCGTTGATCAATCGGCCTCTAAACCCCGGGGTTTATGCAGCAGGTACTCTAGCTGTGTAA
- a CDS encoding thylakoid membrane photosystem I accumulation factor, with protein MRFWLALCLSLVLTFWAAGPSWASLADDHFDGNIFPLYAGNGSLVPPRTTLAESLRRQRPALLVFYTDDSRDCKQYSIVVSQLQAFYGRAVSIMPLIADTIDPDHSRYTPQDAGYYYRGQLPQTVLIGSEGQVLLDEVGQVPYEKTDAVLRKVFSLPERNAQDETLVPRAFNEFNSELARPDDKRK; from the coding sequence ATGCGCTTTTGGCTTGCTCTGTGTCTTAGTCTTGTCCTGACCTTCTGGGCGGCTGGCCCTTCCTGGGCAAGCTTGGCTGATGACCATTTCGATGGCAACATCTTTCCGCTCTATGCTGGCAATGGCTCTTTGGTGCCGCCGAGGACGACACTCGCGGAATCTTTGCGACGCCAACGCCCAGCACTGCTTGTCTTTTATACCGACGACAGTCGCGATTGCAAACAATATTCGATTGTTGTGTCTCAGCTTCAGGCGTTTTACGGACGCGCCGTTAGCATTATGCCTCTGATCGCAGACACCATCGATCCTGACCACAGCCGTTATACGCCTCAAGATGCTGGCTACTACTACCGAGGTCAACTGCCACAGACGGTGTTGATCGGCAGCGAAGGCCAAGTCCTCCTTGATGAGGTTGGCCAAGTCCCTTACGAGAAGACTGATGCAGTTTTGCGCAAGGTGTTTAGCTTGCCGGAGCGCAATGCTCAGGACGAGACTTTAGTGCCTCGGGCCTTCAACGAATTCAATAGCGAGTTGGCCCGCCCGGACGACAAGCGCAAGTGA
- a CDS encoding serine hydrolase — protein MVERSPLRPIQWNASAVARAGAEADQSTTQNQGRRLQARTREGKEAKEAKKSPEAVPQRSLRTTQARSRRERRSLLSGSLDSGVAANNLARKADEARPPENRPPLTRSSRLRTRSEAKPRDKVTPETERSNSRQRSRKPQPSSVAPAPRTPARLRTKVQAVPPLLRALRLLVVGVGLGAIVGTLISIWNPDGTQHARAQDSHQPNPQATSQSGKVLTPLETQQELSDLKQQLQTLATAEPDLSPSVFVLDLDTKAYVDLAATTPFSAASTIKVPVLVAFLQDVDAGKIRLDELLEMRPDLIASEAGDMQYEAPGTKFTALEVADKMITVSDNTATNMLIDRLGGMAKLNERFASWGLAATAIRKPLPDLEGTNTTSARDLATLMNLVNQGDLLSLRSRDRMLEIMRRTVTNTLLSPGLGEGAIIAHKTGDIGSVVGDVGLIDMPNGKQYLATALVKRPHNDQRANELIRQMSAAIYTYLNQSPGAKSSTATPTATPAATQDVQ, from the coding sequence TTGGTTGAGAGATCCCCCCTACGGCCAATTCAGTGGAATGCCAGTGCTGTAGCGCGGGCAGGTGCAGAGGCCGACCAGAGCACAACTCAGAATCAGGGCCGTCGGCTCCAAGCTCGCACCAGAGAGGGCAAAGAGGCAAAAGAGGCGAAGAAGTCTCCAGAGGCAGTGCCCCAACGCTCTCTACGCACAACCCAGGCTCGCAGCCGCAGAGAGCGTCGCAGTCTGTTGTCGGGGTCGCTTGACTCAGGGGTTGCTGCCAACAACCTAGCCCGGAAAGCAGACGAAGCACGCCCACCCGAGAACCGCCCGCCTCTGACCCGTTCCTCTCGTTTAAGGACTCGTTCTGAGGCAAAACCACGCGATAAAGTAACCCCTGAAACTGAGCGGTCTAACTCGCGCCAGCGCAGCCGGAAGCCTCAGCCATCGTCCGTCGCTCCCGCGCCGCGCACTCCAGCCCGTCTACGCACCAAAGTTCAGGCGGTGCCCCCTCTGCTACGAGCGCTACGCCTGTTGGTGGTCGGTGTTGGACTGGGTGCTATTGTTGGCACGCTGATTTCGATCTGGAATCCTGATGGCACTCAGCATGCTAGAGCGCAGGACTCCCATCAGCCTAATCCCCAGGCTACATCGCAGTCGGGAAAGGTTTTAACACCCTTAGAAACTCAGCAGGAATTGAGCGATCTCAAACAGCAGCTTCAGACTTTAGCCACCGCTGAACCTGATCTCAGCCCAAGCGTGTTTGTGCTGGATTTGGATACCAAAGCTTACGTTGACCTAGCGGCTACCACGCCGTTCTCCGCAGCTAGCACGATCAAAGTGCCGGTTTTGGTTGCCTTTCTTCAAGACGTGGACGCGGGCAAGATCCGCCTGGATGAGCTTCTCGAAATGCGACCGGACCTGATCGCCTCTGAGGCTGGAGATATGCAATACGAAGCTCCAGGCACCAAGTTCACGGCTCTGGAAGTGGCAGACAAAATGATCACGGTCAGCGATAACACTGCCACTAATATGCTGATCGACCGCTTGGGTGGCATGGCTAAGCTCAACGAACGCTTTGCCTCTTGGGGCCTTGCTGCAACAGCTATTCGCAAACCCCTACCTGATCTAGAAGGCACCAACACCACGAGCGCTCGTGACTTGGCAACCCTGATGAACTTAGTCAATCAGGGCGATCTCCTATCCCTGCGCAGCCGTGACCGCATGTTAGAAATTATGCGGCGGACTGTAACCAATACCTTGTTGAGTCCAGGTTTAGGTGAGGGCGCTATCATTGCCCACAAAACGGGAGATATCGGCTCGGTGGTCGGGGACGTTGGCCTGATCGACATGCCCAATGGCAAGCAATACTTGGCAACAGCTCTGGTCAAACGTCCTCATAATGACCAGCGAGCTAATGAGCTGATTCGTCAAATGTCAGCTGCGATTTACACCTACTTGAACCAGTCGCCGGGAGCCAAGAGTTCTACTGCCACGCCAACAGCCACGCCTGCAGCGACACAAGACGTACAATGA
- a CDS encoding RNA methyltransferase yields MISNLQVVLVEPAGPLNVGSVARVMKNLGFSSLVLVNPRCDPQGPEARQMAVHAADLLDQIQVVTSLPAALSASQRVIGTTGRSDPLPVPPQSPELGLGWLVELDAGKTSLVFGPEDRGLSRDELAYCQRFVTIPTSSAYTSLNLAQAVAICCYELQRLSQNSVQISAAVEQLPGQLPQHVPEQQQAEIAALEDYFAELQTTLLKIGYLYPHTVRSRMAKFRALLNRAHPTATEVTMLRGILRQLDWALSHPTELGDCSREPREE; encoded by the coding sequence TTGATCTCGAACCTACAGGTTGTGTTAGTCGAACCCGCTGGGCCGCTGAACGTTGGCTCAGTAGCGCGGGTAATGAAGAATCTGGGTTTCTCGTCCCTAGTCCTTGTCAATCCCCGTTGTGACCCACAGGGACCAGAAGCTCGACAGATGGCTGTGCATGCGGCTGATCTTCTCGACCAGATCCAGGTTGTGACCTCACTACCCGCAGCCCTGTCCGCTTCCCAGCGGGTTATTGGCACGACAGGTCGTTCGGACCCACTGCCTGTGCCACCTCAATCGCCAGAGCTAGGTCTCGGCTGGCTAGTAGAACTTGATGCAGGGAAGACTAGCTTAGTGTTTGGGCCTGAGGACCGGGGTTTGAGCCGGGATGAACTAGCTTATTGTCAACGGTTTGTGACCATTCCAACCAGTTCTGCTTATACCTCGCTCAATCTGGCCCAGGCTGTTGCTATCTGCTGCTACGAGTTGCAACGCCTCAGCCAGAACTCAGTACAGATATCAGCTGCCGTTGAGCAGTTGCCAGGCCAACTACCTCAACACGTACCTGAACAGCAGCAAGCAGAGATCGCAGCTTTAGAAGACTATTTCGCTGAGTTGCAGACAACCTTGCTGAAAATCGGATATCTTTACCCCCATACTGTCCGCAGCCGGATGGCCAAGTTTCGGGCTTTGCTGAACCGGGCCCATCCTACCGCTACGGAGGTAACCATGCTGCGTGGTATTCTGCGTCAGCTGGATTGGGCGCTGTCCCACCCAACTGAGTTGGGCGATTGCAGTCGTGAGCCTCGTGAGGAATGA
- a CDS encoding DUF2256 domain-containing protein, whose product MAKQRLKSDLPTKVCPVCSRPFTWRKKWEKCWSEVKYCSDRCRNRRSQVDSLEG is encoded by the coding sequence ATGGCGAAGCAACGGTTGAAGTCTGACCTACCAACCAAAGTTTGTCCGGTCTGTAGCCGTCCCTTCACCTGGCGCAAGAAGTGGGAAAAGTGCTGGTCCGAGGTGAAATACTGCTCTGACCGCTGTCGCAACCGACGTTCGCAAGTTGATTCCCTGGAAGGATGA
- a CDS encoding Hsp20/alpha crystallin family protein, translating into MTLIRLTPSVELGLMRRDLDRLFNSFSGTVARQQPQAEAWQPAIQVVETQKAYEVRALVPNLDRDSLKIEVTVERLVLSGLVQDLAANDAKVHINEFRQGNFRRILDFPLALSTSDVQAAYEGGVLTVRLPKAQAARVVKVNLLDAQPEAQPAAPVAAEAPATETQPAVSVAPAPVATEVSAWEAQAQSQQPKAAEIQDIWA; encoded by the coding sequence ATGACTCTGATCCGCTTAACCCCTTCCGTTGAATTGGGTCTGATGCGCCGCGACCTGGATCGCTTGTTTAACAGCTTCTCTGGCACTGTTGCTCGTCAACAGCCCCAAGCTGAAGCTTGGCAGCCTGCAATTCAGGTAGTCGAAACCCAGAAGGCCTACGAAGTACGGGCATTAGTCCCGAACCTTGATCGCGACAGCCTAAAGATTGAGGTGACAGTTGAGCGCCTCGTCCTCAGTGGGCTTGTGCAAGACCTTGCTGCTAATGATGCAAAGGTCCACATCAATGAGTTTCGTCAGGGCAACTTCCGCCGCATCCTAGACTTCCCGTTGGCACTAAGCACCTCTGATGTTCAAGCTGCTTATGAAGGCGGTGTGCTCACCGTGCGTCTGCCCAAAGCTCAAGCTGCACGCGTTGTCAAAGTTAACCTCCTAGACGCTCAGCCTGAAGCTCAGCCTGCTGCGCCTGTTGCCGCTGAAGCCCCTGCGACTGAAACACAGCCTGCTGTCTCTGTAGCGCCTGCACCTGTTGCCACCGAGGTTTCTGCTTGGGAAGCTCAAGCTCAAAGCCAACAACCCAAAGCTGCTGAAATCCAAGACATCTGGGCCTAA
- a CDS encoding DUF2127 domain-containing protein, producing MAELNRFDRPLHSEQGHNPTPQLVRPTGLLVLIAYKLGQAILLTFASIALLLARIHHSTIRQMALLLEDYPLESQQVVVNWVLVHVAQLSPHTLLFASVAAGLYALLSLVEAIGLWQERTWVRWLLLVAVGLSLPVEVYELWAEATWPKVGLLTINALIFWYVLKRFPDAHSTVSGEI from the coding sequence TTGGCTGAGCTAAACCGTTTCGACCGCCCTCTGCACTCTGAACAGGGGCATAATCCGACACCTCAGCTCGTGCGACCCACGGGCTTGTTGGTGCTGATTGCTTATAAGCTGGGGCAGGCGATTTTGCTGACGTTTGCCTCAATCGCGCTACTACTAGCGCGTATTCACCACAGCACGATTCGTCAAATGGCTCTGCTCCTGGAAGACTATCCACTAGAGAGTCAGCAAGTAGTTGTCAATTGGGTGTTGGTCCACGTTGCTCAACTGAGCCCACACACACTGCTGTTTGCTTCTGTCGCAGCAGGACTGTATGCACTACTGAGCTTGGTCGAAGCTATTGGCCTTTGGCAAGAGCGAACCTGGGTACGCTGGCTGCTCTTGGTAGCTGTAGGGCTTAGCCTCCCCGTCGAAGTTTATGAATTATGGGCAGAAGCAACTTGGCCAAAGGTAGGGTTGTTGACGATAAATGCCCTAATTTTCTGGTACGTTCTTAAGCGCTTTCCAGACGCCCATAGTACAGTTAGCGGGGAGATATAG
- a CDS encoding biopolymer transporter ExbD, producing MKINLPFMSGEEARIDLIPLIDVIFCILTFFLLAATVLTRQQGINLNLPQSSSSASQTQRTLVVSLDASGNTFVDRDQVSQPQLVQRILDYLTLNPQGVVVLSADRSLSYQQVISALDTLRAVGGSRVALATNPPAGAQSGPQSGGGITDPLNPGAQPAPQPGFQPNLLEQNPGQFYTPAPAQP from the coding sequence ATGAAGATTAATCTGCCTTTTATGTCAGGTGAAGAGGCTCGCATCGATCTGATTCCCCTAATCGACGTGATCTTCTGCATTCTGACCTTTTTTCTGCTGGCCGCGACTGTGTTGACCCGACAGCAGGGCATCAACCTAAATCTCCCCCAGTCCAGCAGTAGCGCTTCTCAAACCCAAAGGACATTGGTTGTGAGTTTGGATGCCTCGGGGAATACCTTTGTGGACCGCGACCAGGTGAGCCAACCGCAACTGGTGCAAAGAATCTTGGATTATTTGACGCTTAATCCTCAGGGGGTAGTGGTGCTTAGCGCAGACCGTAGCCTGAGCTACCAGCAGGTAATCTCAGCTTTAGATACTCTGCGTGCTGTGGGTGGCAGCCGCGTGGCGCTGGCTACTAACCCACCAGCAGGTGCACAATCAGGGCCACAATCCGGCGGTGGCATCACCGATCCCCTCAATCCTGGGGCGCAACCTGCTCCACAACCAGGTTTTCAACCCAATTTACTGGAGCAGAATCCCGGGCAGTTTTATACCCCCGCACCAGCTCAGCCTTGA
- a CDS encoding MotA/TolQ/ExbB proton channel family protein has protein sequence MGELFTKGGPVMVPLLVLSILALAAILERLWFWFNMLLNEGQVMGRVLEAARRDWDAAAKIARQYQNQPVGRFLLAPMKLENPNPELFSLALEGAAEDELGAMRRGEKLLEAIVALSPLLGLLGTVVGLINSLSSIRLADLGTSATGGVTLGIAEALITTATGLIVAIGTLSFHRLFQGLLFNQIKVFRKAGNELELLYRQHWQQFYGPERRSSPIEKQAQS, from the coding sequence ATGGGTGAACTATTCACTAAGGGTGGCCCGGTCATGGTGCCACTGCTGGTCTTGTCGATTTTGGCACTGGCCGCCATTCTGGAGCGTCTTTGGTTCTGGTTCAATATGTTGCTCAACGAAGGCCAAGTCATGGGACGGGTGCTAGAGGCAGCCCGACGCGACTGGGATGCTGCCGCCAAGATTGCCCGTCAATATCAAAACCAACCGGTGGGACGTTTTCTGCTGGCTCCAATGAAGCTGGAGAACCCAAACCCAGAACTATTCAGCCTGGCACTTGAGGGTGCGGCAGAAGACGAACTGGGCGCAATGCGTCGTGGTGAAAAGCTACTGGAGGCAATTGTGGCGCTGTCTCCCCTGTTAGGACTGCTGGGTACAGTCGTGGGATTGATCAACTCTTTGAGTTCGATCCGCTTAGCCGACTTGGGAACCTCGGCCACAGGTGGAGTAACCCTCGGTATTGCCGAGGCCCTGATTACCACGGCCACGGGCTTAATTGTGGCCATTGGAACCCTGTCATTTCACCGCCTGTTCCAGGGGTTACTGTTCAATCAGATTAAAGTGTTCCGCAAAGCAGGCAATGAGCTGGAGCTACTCTACCGGCAACACTGGCAGCAGTTTTACGGCCCTGAGCGGCGCAGTTCTCCAATCGAAAAACAAGCTCAAAGCTGA
- a CDS encoding Dps family protein: MRKLNIGLSPEQREGVIGLLNADLADTYLLIIKTKKHHWDVVGPQFRSLHELWEEQYQAMSESSDKIAERVRALGGYPVGTAKGFLEYATLEEHPGDIPTAYGMVARLLDDHEQVIRNLRGHVDRCSEEFGDEGTADFLTGIMEAHEDMAWMLRSFIEGVSIEPDGDKPGSELKLPVEMK, translated from the coding sequence ATGCGTAAGTTAAATATTGGTCTGTCACCTGAGCAACGCGAAGGCGTGATCGGATTACTAAATGCTGATCTGGCAGATACCTATTTACTGATTATTAAGACTAAGAAGCACCACTGGGACGTTGTTGGTCCACAGTTCCGTTCACTGCATGAACTGTGGGAAGAACAGTACCAGGCTATGTCTGAGAGTTCAGACAAAATTGCCGAGCGCGTTCGAGCTCTGGGTGGTTACCCTGTGGGCACAGCCAAAGGTTTCCTGGAGTACGCCACTCTGGAAGAGCATCCCGGTGACATCCCAACTGCCTACGGCATGGTAGCTCGTTTGCTAGACGACCACGAGCAGGTCATCCGCAACTTGCGCGGCCATGTAGACCGTTGCTCTGAGGAATTTGGTGACGAAGGGACAGCTGACTTCCTAACCGGCATCATGGAAGCTCATGAAGACATGGCTTGGATGCTCCGCTCCTTTATCGAAGGTGTCTCCATTGAGCCCGATGGCGATAAACCCGGTTCAGAGCTGAAACTACCTGTCGAAATGAAGTAG
- a CDS encoding ParB N-terminal domain-containing protein, with amino-acid sequence MARVQEIPIRQIRRPLFRQNDQAKVAALMESIQEIGLQEPIDILEVEGQYYGFSGCHRFEACTLLGYETIRCNVRRAPRSVLQMHLA; translated from the coding sequence ATGGCAAGAGTACAGGAGATTCCAATCCGGCAGATCCGTCGTCCTCTATTTCGGCAGAACGATCAGGCCAAGGTCGCTGCTTTGATGGAATCGATTCAAGAAATTGGTTTGCAGGAGCCAATCGATATCCTAGAAGTCGAAGGCCAATACTATGGCTTTTCAGGTTGCCATCGCTTTGAGGCTTGTACCCTTCTGGGTTATGAAACTATTCGCTGTAATGTCCGACGTGCGCCTCGCTCGGTTTTACAGATGCATCTAGCTTGA
- a CDS encoding NAD(P)/FAD-dependent oxidoreductase — protein MTSNDLNGLDVVVVGSGIGGLVAAALLARYGKRVLVCESHTIAGGAAHSFSRQGFHFDSGPSFYSGLNNPRSLNPLQQVLTVLGESLATITYDPLGHYHFPEGSFPVYSDAQRYQDAIAAVSPTGALEFQCFEQRLLSLYEALRGIPTLALRADLNLLPVLLRHYWPSLLKLLPLVGVVQASVGQLMDRDVQDPWLRRLIDLECFLLSGLKAHSTIAPEVAFMMGERSRIGVDYPVGSSGAIVQALVRGLERWGGELRLRAHVEQILVESKRAVGVRLQNGGVIRAPIVISNASLWDTYTRLLKPEDLPAPYRQNALATPAVESFMHLHLGIRAQGLDHLTGHHVVIHSTKQDITAPGNTCMISIPSVWDASLAPSGHHVIHAYTLEPYAGWQRGPEYEDRKRERAQPLYRALERIIPDLQARITLELVGTPLTHAHYLRRHQGTYGPAIAAGQGLFPGPRTPIAGLYRVGDSTMPGIGVPAVAGSGILCANSLVKPEQTAELLRLLNFSY, from the coding sequence ATGACCTCGAATGACTTAAATGGCTTAGATGTTGTTGTGGTTGGTAGTGGCATCGGTGGGCTAGTTGCAGCTGCACTGCTCGCTCGCTATGGCAAACGGGTTCTGGTTTGCGAGAGCCACACGATTGCAGGAGGAGCAGCCCACAGCTTTTCACGCCAAGGCTTTCACTTCGACTCTGGACCTTCTTTCTACAGTGGCTTGAATAACCCACGTAGCTTGAACCCATTGCAGCAGGTGCTAACAGTTCTAGGAGAATCGCTAGCGACAATCACCTATGACCCTTTAGGCCACTACCACTTTCCTGAAGGAAGCTTCCCAGTCTACAGTGATGCTCAGCGCTACCAAGACGCCATTGCAGCAGTGAGCCCAACTGGGGCGCTTGAGTTTCAATGCTTTGAGCAACGCTTGTTGTCTCTCTACGAGGCCTTACGAGGCATTCCAACCCTCGCTCTCCGAGCAGATCTAAATCTGCTGCCAGTTCTGCTCAGGCACTACTGGCCCTCACTACTGAAACTCTTGCCTCTAGTTGGCGTGGTTCAGGCTTCAGTCGGTCAACTCATGGATCGAGATGTACAGGATCCCTGGTTGCGACGACTGATCGACCTGGAATGCTTTCTACTCTCCGGTCTTAAGGCGCACAGCACAATCGCGCCTGAGGTTGCCTTCATGATGGGTGAGCGCTCTCGTATTGGCGTTGATTACCCTGTAGGCAGCAGTGGTGCAATTGTGCAAGCACTGGTGCGCGGTTTGGAGCGCTGGGGTGGGGAACTACGCCTGAGAGCCCATGTCGAGCAAATTTTGGTGGAGTCTAAGCGAGCAGTAGGGGTACGACTACAGAATGGTGGGGTAATTCGGGCTCCCATTGTCATCTCCAATGCTAGTCTCTGGGATACCTACACCAGACTGCTTAAGCCTGAAGACCTGCCTGCTCCCTACCGGCAAAACGCCCTCGCGACTCCCGCGGTCGAGAGCTTCATGCACCTGCATTTGGGTATCCGCGCCCAGGGCCTAGACCATCTCACCGGTCACCACGTCGTTATTCACAGCACTAAGCAGGACATCACAGCGCCCGGTAACACCTGCATGATTTCTATTCCCTCGGTTTGGGATGCCTCGCTTGCCCCGTCCGGTCACCATGTCATCCATGCTTATACCTTAGAGCCGTATGCAGGCTGGCAGCGAGGCCCAGAGTATGAGGATCGCAAACGTGAGCGAGCGCAGCCTCTATATCGGGCTTTAGAGCGGATTATTCCCGACCTGCAAGCACGAATCACTTTAGAGCTGGTCGGCACACCCTTAACTCATGCTCACTACTTACGCCGCCATCAAGGTACTTATGGTCCTGCAATTGCAGCTGGACAGGGTTTATTTCCAGGACCTCGCACACCCATAGCAGGACTATATCGCGTTGGCGACAGCACCATGCCTGGTATTGGTGTTCCTGCAGTGGCTGGCTCTGGCATTCTGTGCGCCAATAGCTTAGTTAAGCCTGAACAAACAGCCGAATTGCTGAGGTTACTGAACTTTAGTTATTGA